The following coding sequences are from one Oceanidesulfovibrio indonesiensis window:
- a CDS encoding UvrD-helicase domain-containing protein — protein sequence MFSILKASAGSGKTYALTAHFLRLLEHSSRAHAPASCGGAAAGYGWSEIVAATFTHAAAQEMKGRVIRSLKERALDLEKSRAGHHPASQFSKQAAAERLAVILRELGLLNIRTIDSLLFTLLRLSALDLGLPPGFEPVFDPAELFEPLYDDIVSRAQAGDAEAQELLAAACRGVLTYDDPGGFMPSTSFRERLLEVFGFRAKESAGFAADTDALQAALASEHAAYVEACGRLADAIWNLGLSCDKRFLNFLESQRNLEYPDEPKDTAFLKKSCLDEVLNKASKGKATPETEAAYAEIAARNEALRANLTASLSCLAYAPLAALAEEIVRSLDEVQRQRGLLLADRGPALVRQLLAETGGIAEAYCRLGLRLRHMLIDEFQDTSRSQWGALAPLVAESLATGGGFLYVGDVKQAIYGWRGGDARLFDEIVHDPQIAPFAGMARLDNLPCNWRSAADVVRFNNEFFTRLGEPDTARRVADAMLPKADEALREFFAAGVAHTFADAAQQVPDANADDRGLVRLYRLPGEKVGDYEDAVKERLHALLFDEFLPFRRPGEVAVLVRKNEQARAIASWCIEWGLPVVTESSLRIAEHPVIRQLASFLAFIDYPLDDLAFWEVATAEWLWESPEQAAHLHSWIAARRPPGSRGEPLHRVFARDFPGIHAAYFQPFLSQAGLMSPYDILREAMDRFGLLEKLPEDELFLRRFLEIAHMADEEGRHSISTFLEYWRSQGLEEKAPLPESMDAVHVTTIHKSKGLEFPVVVVPFHDFSAMSRGGLTTWRPAGPAGASQDDGPGYLVTEQSAAGPERDVRLAGALAEQLHLLYVAWTRPVEELHAFFSLDLRATGNKQLLDGLSVLLEPYELLAPGDVWETGARKPMARREPEPAPESIACSTAPSSPDVEAPYRPMAWLPELKIFRSALEEERFEERRRGTLVHRCLEHLVPANMDGPFEDDVERALRAGLRGLADPHDPAAFAVDRDVVAEEIAAMLRWLLAQPRYPLYLQKGRAEPQIMDETGSVHRPDLLVSLPGELLVIEYKTGQESPDHATQARRYLKLLDRMLPDPKGTTLAAHIVYLDLQRIEEVRHAG from the coding sequence ATGTTTTCCATACTCAAGGCGTCCGCCGGCAGCGGCAAGACCTACGCCCTCACCGCCCACTTCCTCCGCCTGCTGGAGCATTCCAGCCGCGCCCACGCGCCGGCCTCCTGCGGCGGCGCGGCTGCGGGTTACGGGTGGAGCGAGATCGTGGCCGCCACCTTCACACACGCCGCGGCGCAGGAGATGAAGGGCCGAGTGATCCGGTCACTCAAGGAACGCGCTCTCGATCTGGAGAAAAGCCGCGCCGGCCATCACCCGGCATCACAGTTCTCCAAACAGGCGGCTGCAGAGCGCCTTGCCGTCATCCTGCGCGAGCTCGGCCTGCTGAACATCCGCACCATCGACAGCCTGCTCTTCACCCTGCTGCGGCTCTCCGCTCTGGACCTCGGCCTGCCGCCCGGGTTCGAACCGGTCTTCGATCCGGCCGAGTTGTTCGAACCCCTGTACGACGACATCGTGAGCCGCGCCCAGGCCGGGGATGCCGAGGCGCAGGAGCTTCTGGCCGCCGCCTGCCGCGGCGTGCTGACCTACGACGATCCGGGCGGATTCATGCCCAGCACCTCGTTCCGGGAGCGGCTCCTGGAGGTCTTCGGCTTCCGCGCCAAAGAGTCCGCGGGCTTTGCCGCAGATACCGACGCGCTCCAGGCTGCCCTGGCCTCAGAGCACGCAGCCTATGTGGAGGCCTGCGGCCGCCTCGCCGATGCGATCTGGAATCTTGGACTGAGCTGCGACAAGCGCTTCCTCAATTTCCTGGAATCCCAGCGCAACCTAGAATACCCGGACGAGCCCAAGGACACGGCGTTTCTGAAGAAATCATGCCTGGACGAGGTGCTTAACAAGGCATCCAAGGGCAAAGCCACGCCGGAAACCGAGGCCGCCTACGCTGAAATCGCGGCGCGCAATGAAGCCCTGCGCGCCAATCTGACTGCCTCCCTGAGCTGTCTCGCCTACGCCCCTCTTGCCGCCCTGGCCGAGGAAATCGTGCGCTCCCTGGACGAGGTCCAGCGCCAGCGCGGGCTGCTCCTGGCCGACCGCGGACCCGCGCTTGTGCGTCAGCTCCTGGCCGAGACCGGCGGCATTGCCGAGGCATACTGCCGCCTGGGCCTGCGACTGCGCCACATGCTCATCGACGAGTTTCAGGACACGAGCCGCTCCCAGTGGGGCGCACTCGCCCCTCTCGTGGCCGAGTCCCTGGCCACGGGCGGCGGGTTCCTCTACGTGGGCGACGTCAAGCAGGCCATCTACGGCTGGCGGGGGGGGGACGCCCGGCTCTTCGACGAAATCGTGCATGATCCGCAGATCGCGCCGTTCGCCGGCATGGCCCGGTTGGACAACCTGCCCTGCAACTGGCGCAGCGCCGCGGATGTGGTCCGTTTCAACAACGAGTTCTTCACCCGCCTCGGCGAGCCGGACACGGCCAGGCGTGTGGCAGACGCCATGCTGCCCAAGGCGGACGAGGCCCTGCGCGAATTCTTCGCCGCGGGCGTCGCGCATACCTTTGCGGACGCGGCGCAGCAGGTGCCGGATGCGAACGCCGATGACCGCGGCCTTGTGCGGCTCTACCGCCTGCCCGGCGAAAAGGTCGGCGATTACGAGGACGCCGTCAAAGAGCGGCTCCATGCACTCTTGTTCGACGAGTTCCTGCCCTTCCGGCGTCCGGGCGAGGTGGCCGTGCTCGTGCGCAAGAACGAGCAGGCCCGCGCCATCGCCTCCTGGTGCATCGAATGGGGGCTGCCCGTGGTCACGGAATCCAGCCTGCGCATCGCGGAGCATCCCGTCATCCGGCAGCTTGCGTCCTTCCTCGCATTCATCGATTATCCCCTGGACGACCTCGCTTTCTGGGAGGTAGCCACGGCCGAGTGGCTGTGGGAATCGCCGGAGCAGGCCGCGCACCTGCATTCGTGGATCGCCGCCAGGCGGCCTCCCGGCAGCCGCGGCGAACCGCTGCACCGTGTCTTTGCCAGAGACTTCCCGGGCATCCACGCCGCGTACTTCCAGCCGTTCCTGTCCCAGGCCGGACTCATGAGCCCATACGACATCCTGCGCGAGGCCATGGACCGATTCGGCCTGTTGGAAAAGCTGCCCGAGGACGAACTGTTCCTGCGGCGCTTCCTGGAAATCGCCCACATGGCGGACGAAGAAGGCCGGCACTCCATCTCCACGTTCCTGGAGTACTGGCGCAGCCAGGGCCTGGAGGAAAAGGCCCCTCTGCCCGAATCAATGGACGCCGTGCACGTGACCACGATCCACAAGTCCAAAGGGCTGGAATTTCCAGTGGTCGTGGTGCCGTTCCACGATTTCAGCGCCATGTCCCGCGGCGGCCTCACCACATGGCGGCCTGCAGGACCTGCCGGAGCGAGCCAGGACGACGGCCCCGGCTATCTCGTCACGGAGCAGTCCGCCGCCGGCCCGGAACGCGATGTCCGCCTGGCCGGCGCCCTTGCAGAGCAGCTGCACCTGCTCTACGTGGCCTGGACCCGGCCCGTGGAGGAACTGCACGCCTTCTTCTCTCTGGACCTGCGCGCCACAGGCAACAAGCAGCTGCTCGACGGCCTGTCCGTGCTCCTGGAACCATACGAACTGCTTGCCCCCGGCGACGTTTGGGAAACCGGCGCGCGCAAACCCATGGCGCGAAGGGAGCCCGAACCTGCCCCTGAATCCATTGCGTGCTCGACGGCGCCTTCTTCTCCCGATGTGGAAGCTCCCTACCGGCCCATGGCCTGGCTGCCGGAGCTGAAGATATTCCGCTCCGCCCTGGAGGAGGAACGATTCGAAGAGCGCCGGCGGGGCACGCTGGTTCACCGCTGCCTGGAACATCTCGTGCCGGCAAACATGGACGGCCCTTTCGAGGACGATGTGGAGCGCGCCTTGCGCGCCGGTCTGCGCGGACTGGCCGATCCGCACGACCCGGCCGCCTTTGCCGTGGATCGAGATGTCGTGGCCGAGGAGATTGCCGCCATGCTGCGCTGGCTGCTCGCCCAGCCGCGCTATCCACTGTATCTGCAAAAGGGCCGCGCCGAGCCGCAGATCATGGATGAAACAGGCAGCGTGCATCGGCCGGACCTCCTCGTCTCCCTGCCAGGCGAACTCCTGGTCATCGAGTACAAAACCGGCCAGGAGTCACCAGACCACGCAACCCAGGCCCGGCGGTACCTGAAGCTGCTGGACCGGATGCTTCCGGACCCGAAGGGCACGACACTCGCCGCGCATATCGTGTACCTGGACCTGCAACGCATCGAGGAGGTCCGCCATGCCGGCTGA
- a CDS encoding DUF362 domain-containing protein has protein sequence MSVCTPPRTLEAEPPLFPALALVRQSFDVSELADPATAVHAELGRIIPEATPLEGKHIAITAGSRGIASLGKVLAATVEFFKTRGAHPFVFPAMGSHGGATAEGQREYLEHLGLSEERLGAPVRSSMEVRRIGATDQGVPVFLDATALDADHIVVVNRVKTHTKFTGRLESGMFKMLAVGAGKHLGAATVHREAVRLGLAEVITSVGRVALECASVIAGIGLVENAAGRLHTLRACDPEAMEQEEAGLLALSKSLMPRLPVRDIDLLVVDEIGKNISGTGMDTKVTGRNRDIISVFDAPDPTLPQVRRIVVRDLHPDSQGNALGIGFADFTTDRLVRTMDYGKTVTNALTGISPEKAAVPIHFPTDRECLEAALGSLGHWTPETVRVVRIRNTKHLDVVAVSPALLGELPSHCEVLEKAQAMAFDDAGNLGPLEP, from the coding sequence ATGAGCGTCTGCACGCCGCCCAGGACGCTGGAAGCCGAGCCGCCGCTGTTTCCCGCATTGGCGCTGGTGCGCCAGTCCTTTGATGTGTCCGAACTGGCCGATCCGGCAACGGCCGTGCATGCCGAACTCGGCCGAATCATTCCCGAAGCAACGCCCCTGGAGGGCAAGCACATCGCCATCACCGCCGGCAGCCGGGGCATCGCCTCGCTCGGCAAGGTGCTGGCGGCCACGGTGGAGTTCTTCAAAACGCGCGGCGCGCACCCTTTCGTCTTTCCGGCCATGGGCAGCCACGGCGGCGCCACGGCCGAGGGCCAGCGCGAGTATCTGGAGCACCTCGGACTCTCGGAAGAGCGTCTCGGCGCGCCTGTCCGCTCCTCCATGGAGGTGCGCCGCATCGGCGCGACGGATCAGGGCGTGCCGGTCTTCCTGGATGCAACCGCCCTGGATGCGGATCATATCGTGGTGGTGAACCGGGTGAAGACACACACAAAGTTCACCGGCCGTCTGGAAAGCGGCATGTTCAAGATGCTCGCCGTGGGCGCGGGCAAACACCTGGGCGCAGCGACAGTGCACCGCGAGGCCGTGCGCCTGGGGCTCGCCGAGGTCATAACGAGCGTCGGCCGTGTGGCGCTGGAATGCGCCTCCGTCATCGCCGGCATCGGCCTGGTGGAGAACGCCGCCGGCAGGCTCCACACGCTCCGCGCATGCGATCCCGAGGCCATGGAGCAGGAAGAAGCCGGGCTGCTGGCCTTGTCCAAATCGCTCATGCCGCGGCTGCCCGTGCGGGACATCGATCTGCTCGTGGTGGACGAGATCGGCAAGAACATCAGCGGCACGGGCATGGATACCAAAGTCACGGGCCGCAACCGGGACATCATCAGCGTATTCGACGCGCCGGACCCGACCTTGCCGCAGGTCAGGCGCATCGTTGTCCGCGACCTGCATCCGGACTCCCAGGGCAACGCCCTCGGCATCGGCTTTGCGGACTTCACCACGGACCGCCTGGTGCGCACCATGGACTACGGCAAAACCGTGACCAACGCGCTCACCGGCATCAGCCCGGAAAAAGCCGCGGTCCCCATCCACTTCCCCACGGATCGCGAATGCCTGGAGGCGGCTCTGGGCTCCCTGGGACACTGGACGCCGGAAACGGTGCGCGTAGTCCGCATCCGAAACACGAAACACCTGGATGTCGTGGCTGTTTCCCCGGCCCTGCTCGGCGAGTTGCCTTCCCATTGCGAGGTGCTGGAGAAAGCTCAGGCCATGGCGTTCGACGACGCCGGCAACCTCGGGCCGCTTGAGCCTTAG
- a CDS encoding PPC domain-containing DNA-binding protein — MLQSQGSIGRVFVLRLEDGDSLPGSIEEFAATNNVTRAVCLLLGGVGSGRLVVGPQDGAAERIIPMVNPIQAVHEAAAVGTIFPDESGAPRLHMHAALGRGESATTGCVRQGVDIWKLAEVVVLEINGTDMLRAVDPAFGFEVLTTRDSGNAT, encoded by the coding sequence ATGCTTCAATCACAAGGTTCCATCGGACGCGTTTTCGTTCTGCGGCTGGAAGACGGCGACTCCCTCCCCGGCAGCATCGAGGAATTCGCCGCCACGAACAACGTCACCCGCGCGGTGTGCCTGCTGCTCGGCGGCGTGGGCTCCGGCAGGCTCGTGGTGGGGCCGCAAGACGGCGCTGCCGAACGCATCATTCCCATGGTCAACCCCATACAGGCCGTGCACGAGGCTGCGGCTGTAGGCACAATATTTCCGGACGAATCCGGCGCGCCCCGCCTGCACATGCACGCGGCGCTGGGCCGCGGCGAATCCGCCACGACCGGCTGCGTGCGCCAGGGCGTGGACATCTGGAAGCTCGCCGAGGTGGTGGTCCTGGAAATCAACGGTACGGACATGCTGCGCGCCGTGGACCCGGCGTTCGGATTCGAGGTGCTGACCACCAGGGATTCAGGAAACGCGACATGA
- a CDS encoding outer membrane protein has product MKRGIISILAAVMMIVSAQLASAQTFETEKFYIAPEFGAYGTSQKDVDLLLSYGGSIGYFVLDNLSLGLEANGYYADIDRRDFFDSRSSSANGFGFNALIRLYLVNEDPFRLYVGTGIGGLFMDEALVYDGDSDYLTVPVDLGMTVNFTKNFALDIGGRYQRIGFTDKGVDAWGGRAALRIMF; this is encoded by the coding sequence ATGAAACGTGGAATTATTTCGATCCTTGCGGCTGTGATGATGATTGTGTCAGCGCAGCTGGCGAGCGCCCAGACATTCGAGACGGAGAAGTTCTACATCGCGCCGGAGTTCGGCGCGTACGGCACCAGTCAGAAGGATGTGGACCTTCTTCTCTCCTATGGTGGCTCCATCGGCTACTTTGTGCTGGATAACCTCTCCCTCGGCCTGGAAGCCAACGGCTACTATGCGGATATCGACAGGCGCGACTTTTTCGACTCCCGCAGCAGCTCGGCCAACGGCTTCGGCTTCAACGCGCTCATCCGGTTGTACCTTGTGAATGAAGACCCGTTCCGGCTCTACGTGGGCACAGGCATCGGCGGCCTCTTCATGGACGAGGCCCTGGTGTACGACGGCGACAGCGACTACCTTACCGTGCCTGTGGATCTGGGCATGACGGTCAACTTCACCAAGAACTTCGCGCTGGATATCGGCGGCCGGTACCAGCGCATCGGCTTTACGGACAAGGGCGTGGACGCGTGGGGCGGACGCGCCGCGCTTCGCATCATGTTCTAA
- a CDS encoding PD-(D/E)XK nuclease family protein, whose protein sequence is MPAERRFDLVSWRADLVAAVCDMLLEESAGDRDLSRFLVVFPHKRPGRYLRKALLQDPRLPKPCFLPETASAGELVALLGNALARESRHDAISVQPLDRAALLESVVRDLAAHKHGPLDALARLTSEEFFPWAMRLVALMEEFYAHGLEPADIPYPEEDVAPFAAALLEQLGVIDKAYRTALAAEELTTPGLDARHVGENLEAAAAHLSGKRLLVAGFPGFEGVAGRLFHSLWESGAARIVLHGDPALAAKGASPHWSCEPLSRLIRSWRCRDAVLRGSASERTDETELELVEGFDLHSQLAALRERLCSEDSGEGSAVVLPDSSMLMPVLHHLPDPAVNVSMGYPLERTGLARLLETCMRLQESSPGPGRYHWREVIDLFRHPYLKMLDPTPDSEEDHDASSGLRPLFHAVERMVRLGEKHTSPTEWPPAWDIMAAQREAEGRESANVRTLDHPDPQISLLHAIIERFMRDWQDLATLAGLADALERCCDLLIAHGGALWRRFPLDAECLHRLLYSVIPQLRDSRMSQTPFSQNLLFTILRQTLAAERAPFEAEPLTGLQVLGVLEARCLQFETVYVLDVTEDRLPGSSAVDPLFPDSLRRLAGLPTGLDKDLTTAHHFFRLVRGARKAVLLYQAGVSGGADEKKPTRSRFAEELLWEREQQDGAIAEPGAGPLKSVSFPVAPIPSSPVAIERTPAIDAAMRAILDKPVSPTHLDAYLACPARFLYEHVAGLREVDEVAEDGDPAALGSLVHGVLRDYLAPLVGERIGPGDDNAADTLALNYEEALRDDPFFRQLSWDRQLMAIQAGQLRLRRYIRSLPEGRLVALEQLLTCEIADPHGSLTLRGRLDRLDERADEHANEYMVLDYKTGSVRTPAQKIWTDETLWDRLQNWTPEAEDDPLEDLATSLLSVQLPAYIHLARAGRDQNGQQGPLVHAPGEACNAALVELKKCGAEERIFGKKADDDVRRYAVEELIPELFMFLRRHMAGARMLRPRPDRHCQWCAYAGLCRRGESV, encoded by the coding sequence ATGCCGGCTGAGCGCCGATTTGATCTCGTCTCCTGGCGCGCGGACCTCGTGGCCGCGGTGTGCGATATGCTGCTGGAGGAATCCGCGGGCGACCGCGACCTGAGCCGTTTCCTCGTGGTCTTCCCGCACAAGCGGCCGGGGCGATATCTGCGCAAGGCCTTGCTGCAGGATCCACGACTGCCCAAGCCGTGTTTCCTGCCCGAGACGGCTTCTGCCGGCGAACTCGTCGCTCTGCTCGGCAATGCCCTGGCTCGGGAATCCCGACACGACGCCATTTCCGTCCAGCCGCTGGACCGCGCCGCCCTGCTGGAATCCGTTGTCCGCGACCTGGCCGCGCATAAGCACGGCCCGCTCGATGCGCTGGCCAGGCTCACATCCGAGGAATTCTTCCCCTGGGCCATGCGCCTCGTCGCGCTCATGGAGGAGTTTTACGCGCACGGCCTGGAGCCGGCCGACATCCCCTACCCGGAAGAGGACGTCGCCCCCTTTGCAGCGGCGCTGCTCGAACAGCTCGGCGTCATCGACAAGGCCTACCGCACGGCGCTCGCAGCCGAGGAACTGACTACTCCCGGCCTGGACGCGCGACACGTCGGGGAAAATCTCGAAGCCGCCGCGGCGCATCTGTCCGGCAAGCGGCTCCTCGTGGCCGGCTTCCCCGGGTTCGAAGGCGTGGCCGGCAGGCTGTTCCACTCGCTGTGGGAATCCGGCGCGGCGCGCATCGTGCTGCACGGTGACCCGGCGCTGGCCGCGAAAGGCGCATCTCCGCATTGGTCCTGCGAACCGCTCTCCAGGTTGATCCGCTCTTGGCGATGCAGGGATGCCGTATTGCGCGGGTCAGCCTCGGAACGAACTGACGAAACGGAACTGGAACTCGTGGAAGGGTTCGACCTGCACTCGCAACTCGCCGCACTGCGCGAACGATTGTGCAGCGAAGATTCCGGGGAGGGCTCGGCCGTGGTGCTGCCGGATTCCTCCATGCTCATGCCGGTGCTCCACCACCTGCCGGACCCGGCCGTGAACGTGAGCATGGGCTACCCGCTGGAGCGCACCGGCCTGGCCCGCCTGCTGGAAACGTGCATGCGGCTGCAGGAAAGCTCCCCCGGCCCCGGGCGATATCACTGGCGCGAGGTCATTGACCTGTTCCGGCACCCCTATCTGAAGATGCTCGATCCGACTCCCGATTCCGAAGAGGACCATGACGCGTCGAGCGGCCTGCGTCCTTTGTTCCACGCCGTGGAACGCATGGTGCGCCTGGGCGAGAAGCACACGAGCCCGACGGAATGGCCGCCGGCCTGGGATATCATGGCGGCACAGCGCGAAGCGGAAGGCCGCGAATCTGCCAACGTGCGCACATTGGATCATCCCGATCCCCAAATATCCCTGCTGCACGCCATCATCGAGCGGTTCATGCGGGACTGGCAAGACCTCGCCACACTCGCCGGCCTGGCCGACGCGCTGGAACGCTGCTGCGACCTGCTCATCGCCCATGGCGGGGCGCTCTGGCGGCGCTTCCCACTCGACGCAGAATGTCTGCACCGGCTGCTCTACTCGGTCATTCCGCAACTGCGCGACAGCCGCATGTCGCAGACACCCTTCAGTCAGAACCTTCTGTTCACCATCCTGCGGCAAACCCTGGCGGCAGAGCGCGCGCCGTTCGAGGCGGAACCGCTCACCGGCCTGCAAGTGCTCGGCGTGCTCGAAGCGCGGTGTCTACAATTCGAGACAGTGTACGTACTGGACGTCACCGAGGACAGGCTGCCCGGATCGTCGGCCGTCGACCCCCTCTTTCCGGATTCACTGCGCCGGCTCGCCGGCCTGCCCACCGGCCTGGACAAGGACCTGACCACGGCCCACCACTTCTTCCGCCTCGTACGGGGGGCGCGCAAGGCCGTGCTGCTGTATCAGGCGGGAGTCAGCGGCGGCGCGGACGAGAAGAAGCCCACGCGCAGCCGCTTTGCCGAAGAACTGCTCTGGGAGCGCGAGCAACAGGACGGCGCCATCGCCGAGCCCGGCGCCGGCCCCCTGAAGAGCGTGAGCTTTCCGGTGGCTCCCATACCCTCGTCGCCGGTGGCCATCGAGCGCACGCCGGCAATTGACGCGGCCATGCGCGCCATCCTGGACAAGCCCGTCTCCCCCACGCATCTGGATGCGTACCTCGCCTGCCCGGCCAGATTTCTGTACGAGCACGTGGCCGGCTTGCGGGAAGTAGACGAGGTGGCCGAGGACGGCGACCCCGCGGCGCTCGGCTCGCTCGTGCACGGCGTACTGAGGGACTATCTGGCGCCCCTGGTGGGAGAGCGCATCGGCCCGGGAGACGACAACGCCGCCGACACCCTGGCCCTGAACTACGAAGAAGCCCTGCGCGACGATCCGTTTTTCAGGCAGCTTTCCTGGGACCGCCAGCTCATGGCCATTCAGGCTGGCCAACTGCGGCTCAGGCGGTACATCCGCTCCCTTCCGGAAGGCAGGCTCGTGGCGCTGGAGCAGCTGCTCACCTGCGAGATCGCCGACCCGCACGGATCGCTCACCCTGCGCGGCCGGCTGGACCGTCTGGACGAACGCGCGGACGAGCACGCAAACGAATACATGGTGCTGGATTACAAAACCGGCTCCGTGCGGACGCCGGCGCAGAAGATATGGACGGACGAGACGCTTTGGGATCGTCTACAAAATTGGACACCGGAGGCCGAGGATGATCCGCTGGAGGACCTCGCAACCTCGCTCCTCTCAGTCCAGCTGCCGGCCTATATCCACCTGGCGCGGGCAGGACGCGACCAAAATGGCCAGCAAGGACCGCTGGTCCATGCCCCTGGCGAGGCGTGCAACGCCGCCCTTGTGGAACTCAAAAAATGCGGAGCGGAGGAGCGTATATTTGGAAAGAAGGCCGATGACGACGTACGGCGGTATGCTGTGGAAGAGCTCATTCCCGAGCTGTTCATGTTCCTGCGTCGGCACATGGCCGGAGCGCGCATGCTCCGCCCCCGGCCGGACCGGCATTGCCAGTGGTGCGCCTACGCCGGGCTGTGTCGGCGCGGGGAAAGCGTGTGA
- a CDS encoding tyrosine recombinase XerC, with protein sequence MSSTSDFPEANGPELVERFLTHLEAEKGVSPHTLAAYRRDLMQFQDFLVAGERGSLDDPAAVTKAHVRAYLTELHRLRTAKSTMARKLSALRSLFRYLVARKLAPANPAAQVANPKQESRHPRSLNVDQAFALLKDSGPAKGQGRAEHLRDLALAELLYGSGLRISEALALNVRDCDPASGVVRVLGKGGKERLAPLSDMSVRVLEAYMAVRGELNATGAETALFLGARGGRLQRRQANRILEKLAASAGLPQSISPHGLRHSFATHLLENGADLRGVQELLGHSRLATTQRYTHLTLARVVEAYDKSHPKAKANIKKK encoded by the coding sequence TGGAGGCGGAGAAGGGCGTTTCCCCGCACACGCTTGCCGCCTACCGCCGCGACCTCATGCAATTCCAGGATTTCCTCGTGGCTGGAGAACGCGGCTCGCTGGATGATCCCGCAGCCGTGACCAAGGCGCACGTGCGTGCGTATCTGACGGAGCTGCATCGACTGCGCACCGCCAAATCCACCATGGCGCGCAAGCTCTCGGCTCTGCGCTCGCTGTTCAGGTACCTGGTGGCCAGGAAGCTGGCTCCGGCCAACCCGGCCGCGCAGGTGGCCAATCCCAAGCAGGAATCCCGCCACCCCAGAAGCCTGAACGTGGACCAGGCCTTCGCCTTGCTCAAGGACTCAGGACCGGCCAAAGGGCAAGGCAGGGCAGAGCACCTTCGCGACCTCGCCCTGGCCGAGCTGCTCTATGGCTCCGGGCTGCGCATCAGCGAGGCCCTGGCCCTGAACGTGCGCGACTGCGATCCGGCATCCGGCGTGGTGCGCGTGCTGGGCAAGGGGGGCAAGGAACGTCTCGCGCCGCTTTCCGACATGTCCGTTCGGGTGCTTGAGGCTTACATGGCCGTACGCGGAGAGCTGAACGCAACCGGCGCCGAGACAGCGCTTTTTCTGGGGGCGCGCGGAGGCAGGCTCCAGCGCCGGCAGGCGAACCGCATTCTGGAAAAGCTTGCCGCCTCAGCCGGTCTGCCGCAATCCATTTCTCCCCACGGGCTCCGGCACAGCTTCGCCACCCACCTGCTGGAGAACGGCGCCGATCTGCGCGGCGTGCAGGAGCTTCTGGGCCACTCCCGCCTCGCCACCACGCAGCGCTACACGCACCTCACCCTGGCCAGGGTGGTGGAGGCGTACGACAAGAGCCACCCCAAGGCAAAAGCCAATATCAAGAAAAAGTAA
- a CDS encoding GlsB/YeaQ/YmgE family stress response membrane protein, whose amino-acid sequence MGLIWFLLIGLLAGFLAGKIMKGRGFGLLGNIIVGIIGAVLGGFLFRIIGLQETSLLGSLATATVGAVVLLFLIGIISGKR is encoded by the coding sequence ATGGGACTCATCTGGTTTCTGCTCATCGGGCTTCTGGCAGGATTCCTCGCCGGCAAGATCATGAAAGGCCGGGGGTTCGGACTGCTCGGCAACATCATCGTCGGCATCATCGGCGCGGTGTTGGGCGGTTTTCTCTTCCGCATCATCGGCCTGCAGGAAACGAGTCTGCTCGGCTCTCTCGCCACGGCCACTGTGGGCGCCGTCGTTCTCTTGTTTCTCATCGGAATCATTTCCGGGAAACGCTGA